The DNA sequence ACGACCATTATGATGCCGTTCAGCTTCTCTATTACCGAAGGGATCGCGCTGGGCTTTATCTCTTATTGCGTAATGAAGCTGGGAACCGGCCGCTGGCGTGAAATCAGCCCTTGCGTGGTGGTCGTTGCCCTGCTGTTTGTGCTGAAAATTGTGTTCATTGACGCACACTGATTGAGTACCATGCCTCCTGCACGCTTGTCGTGTGGGAGGCTGTTCAGTCACCAGAGACTTTTCCCGAAGACAGGCTGGTTAATCGTAGCATCCTCGCTCCCAAATTCTGCGCATAAGCAGGAATATCCCGCAGCAGTGTCCAGCTGTCCGCTTCAAACTCCCACAGAGTAAGATGTTCGCTACCGGGCGAAAGCGCACAGGACCAGATGATCAGCGGTTCTACGTCGGAAATGGCCTGAATAGTCGTAAACAATGAGGAGCGAAGCCTTCCTGAAGCAGGCTGCAACTGTAGCGAATCTTTGCCCCTCTCCTTGTCGCCCGTCAGTTTCAAAACGCTTTGTCGCATTGTCCATAATTGCGTCGCTGCCTCATCGGGATCGGCCTGCGCGTTAATCCAGGCTTTTTCAGCGGTGGAAATATCGCGTGAATGCTGTTCCAGCGTCTGGCGACTGTGCGCGCGGACAATTTCCATATCCAGGCCTGCATATCCGCCTTCATCAGCCAGCAATACGCCAACGATGTTGCCAGCATAGGCAATGCTGAAATCGGGCAGATCGCTGTCGGCAAAGTGAGGACGTCCATTGCTGGCCATCACCAGTTCAGGCAGTTGCGGGATGCCGTACACGCGCAACATCATTTCCGCCAGCAGCATGCGGGCAGCCAGATAACGGCTGCGGCGTCGTTCCGGCAGGAACTGTGCTGCATCCACTGCCTGTTGAGAAATCCTGTG is a window from the Pantoea sp. CCBC3-3-1 genome containing:
- a CDS encoding 4'-phosphopantetheinyl transferase superfamily protein, with the translated sequence MASHFARWALNAGMIPVHRISQQAVDAAQFLPERRRSRYLAARMLLAEMMLRVYGIPQLPELVMASNGRPHFADSDLPDFSIAYAGNIVGVLLADEGGYAGLDMEIVRAHSRQTLEQHSRDISTAEKAWINAQADPDEAATQLWTMRQSVLKLTGDKERGKDSLQLQPASGRLRSSLFTTIQAISDVEPLIIWSCALSPGSEHLTLWEFEADSWTLLRDIPAYAQNLGARMLRLTSLSSGKVSGD